Proteins from one Thermobifida alba genomic window:
- a CDS encoding ABC transporter permease codes for MPRPGQSGPPQADPRLPGRWSALLRAAPHHPRVLTGTALLVLLALLAWLGPLAAPWGFTERDHTSFLAPPSPRHWFGTDGTGRDLYVITLVGLRKSLVIGLLVAVLTTAVAAAVGAVAGYFPGLPDRVLTWITDLALVVPPLLVLTVLFPVAEKGGWPALVLLLAAFGWMVTARMVRGAARTLRRHEYVRAARYLGASPTAIIVRHLLPNLSGLLVADVTVNVSAAIIAETGLSYVGLGVQPPDVSLGTLIAHGTRYATTHPWMFGFCTGLLVLLVLAVNLLGEGLQDALARDTPARRA; via the coding sequence ATGCCCAGGCCGGGCCAGTCCGGCCCGCCGCAGGCCGACCCGCGCCTGCCCGGCCGCTGGTCGGCGCTGCTGCGCGCGGCGCCGCACCACCCCCGCGTCCTCACCGGGACCGCCCTGCTGGTCCTGCTGGCGCTGCTGGCCTGGCTCGGACCGCTGGCCGCCCCGTGGGGCTTCACCGAACGCGACCACACCAGCTTCCTGGCACCGCCCTCGCCCCGCCACTGGTTCGGCACCGACGGCACCGGCCGGGACCTGTACGTCATCACCCTGGTGGGGCTGCGCAAGTCGCTGGTCATCGGACTGCTCGTCGCGGTGCTCACCACCGCGGTCGCCGCCGCCGTGGGCGCGGTCGCCGGATACTTCCCCGGCCTGCCCGACCGGGTGCTGACCTGGATCACCGACCTGGCCCTGGTGGTACCGCCCCTCCTCGTCCTGACCGTGCTGTTCCCGGTCGCCGAGAAAGGCGGCTGGCCCGCCCTCGTGCTGCTGCTGGCCGCGTTCGGCTGGATGGTCACCGCCCGGATGGTGAGGGGAGCGGCCCGCACGCTGCGCCGGCACGAGTACGTCCGCGCCGCCCGCTACCTGGGGGCCTCCCCCACCGCGATCATCGTCCGCCACCTCCTGCCGAACCTGTCCGGGCTGCTCGTCGCGGACGTCACCGTCAACGTGAGCGCCGCGATCATCGCCGAGACCGGCCTGTCCTACGTCGGCCTGGGCGTGCAGCCCCCCGACGTCTCCCTGGGCACCCTCATCGCGCACGGCACCCGGTACGCGACCACCCACCCGTGGATGTTCGGATTCTGCACCGGCCTGCTCGTCCTCCTCGTGCTGGCCGTCAACCTCCTCGGCGAGGGCCTCCAGGACGCCCTCGCCCGCGACACCCCCGCCCGCCGCGCCTAG
- a CDS encoding dipeptide ABC transporter ATP-binding protein has product MHTVTGTETHPEPVSPPETTGPHPPDEPVLRVDDLHVTFPGTGRGGDVRAVRGLSYQVRRGEILAIVGESGAGKSAAALAVPGLLPDHARVSGSIRLNGRELLGLDERRLAEVRGRHVSVVFQDPLAALTPVRTVGSQLAEAVRLHQPRTTRRQARERAVELLRRVGIPDADRRADAYPHELSGGMRQRVMIALATANNPDVILCDEPTTALDATVQAQILDLLAAVRRETGAAIVVITHDLGVVAEIADRVLVMYAGRPVETGTVPQVYRRPRMPYTMGLLAALPRADTAAPALPAPIGGTPPDPAAPSPGCPFAPRCPIVLPHCRTEPPALLPVDQPSATGHRAACHRADDIAAHHWGAADLYPSPALPGNAAPTPRDRRPVVLDVDDLAKHHPLYRGALLRRRAGAVRAVDGISFDLREHETLALVGESGAGKSTVLTEILELTRPERGRITVLGHDTGALTPEERFALRRDLQVVLQDSSSALDPRMTVAEIVAEPLRVHRHPRRHLPHRVREVLALVGLDDSHARRRPAQLSGGERQRVGIARAIALRPRLLLLDEPVSALDVSVRAGILALLADLRARLGLSCLLVAHDLATVRHVADRTAVMHLGTIVEIGDTGPVFTDPRHPYTRALLSAVPVPDPEAARRDRTVLAGEPPDPADPPSGCRFRTRCPRFPTLAETDRHTCVTRTPRLRPLGDTDHRVACHHA; this is encoded by the coding sequence ATGCACACCGTGACCGGAACCGAGACCCACCCCGAGCCGGTGTCTCCCCCCGAAACGACCGGGCCGCACCCGCCGGACGAGCCCGTGCTGCGCGTCGACGACCTCCACGTCACCTTCCCCGGAACCGGCCGCGGCGGCGACGTCCGGGCGGTACGCGGCCTCAGCTACCAGGTGCGCCGCGGCGAGATCCTGGCCATCGTCGGGGAGTCCGGAGCGGGCAAGTCGGCGGCCGCCCTGGCCGTGCCGGGACTGCTGCCCGACCACGCCCGGGTGTCCGGTTCGATCCGGCTCAACGGGCGGGAACTGCTCGGCCTCGACGAACGGAGACTCGCCGAGGTGCGCGGCAGACACGTCTCCGTGGTCTTCCAGGACCCGCTGGCGGCCCTCACCCCGGTCCGCACCGTCGGCTCCCAGCTGGCCGAGGCCGTCCGCCTGCACCAGCCCCGGACCACCCGCCGACAGGCCAGGGAACGCGCCGTCGAACTCCTGCGCCGCGTCGGCATCCCCGACGCGGACCGCCGCGCCGACGCCTACCCCCACGAACTCTCCGGAGGCATGCGCCAGCGCGTCATGATCGCCCTGGCCACGGCCAACAATCCCGACGTCATCCTCTGCGACGAGCCCACCACCGCCCTGGACGCCACCGTCCAGGCCCAGATCCTCGACCTGCTCGCCGCCGTCCGCCGCGAGACCGGCGCCGCGATCGTCGTGATCACCCACGACCTCGGCGTGGTCGCCGAGATCGCCGACCGGGTGCTGGTCATGTACGCCGGACGCCCCGTGGAGACGGGAACCGTGCCCCAGGTGTACCGCCGCCCCCGCATGCCCTACACCATGGGACTGCTGGCGGCGCTCCCCCGCGCGGACACCGCCGCCCCCGCGCTCCCGGCGCCCATCGGGGGGACCCCGCCGGACCCCGCCGCGCCGTCCCCCGGCTGCCCGTTCGCGCCGCGCTGCCCCATCGTGCTCCCGCACTGCCGCACCGAACCCCCCGCGCTGCTGCCGGTGGACCAGCCCTCCGCCACCGGCCACCGTGCGGCCTGCCACCGCGCCGACGACATCGCCGCCCACCACTGGGGGGCGGCCGACCTCTACCCGAGCCCCGCCCTCCCCGGAAACGCCGCGCCCACCCCCCGGGACCGGCGGCCCGTCGTGCTCGACGTCGACGACCTCGCCAAACACCACCCGCTGTACCGGGGCGCGCTCCTCAGACGCCGGGCGGGCGCCGTGCGAGCGGTCGACGGCATCAGCTTCGACCTGCGCGAACACGAGACGCTGGCGCTGGTGGGGGAGTCCGGTGCGGGCAAGTCCACCGTCCTCACCGAGATCCTCGAACTGACCCGGCCCGAACGCGGCCGGATCACGGTCCTGGGCCACGACACCGGTGCGCTCACCCCCGAGGAGCGCTTCGCCCTCCGCCGCGACCTCCAGGTGGTCCTCCAGGACTCCTCCTCGGCCCTGGACCCGCGCATGACAGTTGCCGAGATCGTCGCCGAACCGCTGCGCGTGCACCGCCACCCCCGCCGGCACCTCCCGCACCGGGTGCGGGAGGTCCTGGCCCTGGTCGGACTGGACGACTCCCACGCGCGGCGCCGCCCGGCCCAACTGTCCGGAGGGGAACGCCAGCGCGTCGGCATCGCCCGCGCCATCGCCCTGCGGCCCCGGCTGCTGCTGCTGGACGAACCGGTGTCGGCGCTGGACGTGTCCGTGCGCGCCGGCATCCTCGCCCTGCTCGCGGACCTGCGGGCCCGGCTCGGCCTGTCCTGCCTGCTCGTCGCGCACGACCTGGCGACGGTCCGGCACGTCGCGGACCGGACCGCCGTCATGCACCTGGGCACCATCGTGGAGATCGGCGACACCGGGCCGGTCTTCACCGACCCGCGCCACCCCTACACCCGGGCGCTGCTGTCCGCGGTGCCCGTCCCCGATCCGGAGGCGGCCCGCCGGGACCGGACCGTGCTGGCCGGGGAACCGCCCGACCCGGCCGACCCCCCGTCGGGATGCCGCTTCCGGACCCGCTGCCCCAGGTTCCCCACCCTGGCCGAGACCGACCGGCACACGTGCGTGACCCGGACGCCGCGACTGCGGCCGCTCGGCGACACCGACCACCGGGTGGCCTGCCACCACGCCTGA
- a CDS encoding MinD/ParA family ATP-binding protein, giving the protein MPPASSPRPGPADDSRYPDAHRPPLDPPRPGTAADLTSESLLRPARRPPSEGWRRAVFTASRGLINPGESRGERRRRELRALVCDPVVGGHHRIAVLGARNGAGRTTTAVGLGSVLAEERGDRVIAVDAAPHGGTLTERLATRLRPRLGARDLVARRETLKRYSDVRAYTGQAPSRLEFLSSGADPDARRVLSDGDYRHVAGIVERFYSVCVTDCGSGVLHPAMGAILESADQAVVVCPPSVDGMRGASALLDWLEVNGHAALARSCVVVLSRVGRTTDSDLLARHFSDRCRRVLPIPEDPHLAEGGPVDLARLRPATHLAYLELAAEVASVFR; this is encoded by the coding sequence GTGCCTCCAGCTTCCTCTCCCCGACCGGGACCGGCCGACGACAGCCGGTATCCCGACGCCCACCGGCCCCCACTGGACCCGCCGCGCCCGGGGACCGCCGCGGACCTGACCTCCGAGTCGCTGCTGCGCCCCGCCCGACGCCCCCCGAGCGAGGGGTGGCGGCGCGCGGTCTTCACGGCCAGCCGCGGCCTGATCAACCCGGGCGAGTCCCGGGGGGAGCGGCGCCGCCGCGAGCTGCGCGCCCTGGTGTGCGACCCCGTGGTCGGCGGCCACCACCGGATCGCCGTGCTCGGCGCGCGGAACGGCGCCGGCAGGACCACCACCGCGGTCGGTCTCGGATCGGTGCTGGCCGAGGAGCGCGGCGACCGGGTGATCGCGGTGGACGCCGCCCCGCACGGGGGCACCCTCACCGAACGGCTGGCCACCCGGCTGCGCCCCCGCCTCGGCGCCCGCGACCTGGTGGCCCGCCGGGAGACCCTGAAGCGGTACTCGGACGTGCGCGCCTACACCGGCCAGGCGCCGTCCCGCCTGGAGTTCCTCTCCTCGGGCGCCGACCCCGACGCGCGCCGGGTCCTCAGCGACGGCGACTACCGCCACGTCGCCGGAATCGTGGAACGCTTCTACTCGGTCTGCGTCACCGACTGCGGGAGCGGCGTGCTGCACCCGGCGATGGGGGCGATCCTGGAGTCGGCCGACCAGGCCGTGGTGGTCTGCCCGCCCTCCGTGGACGGGATGCGCGGCGCCTCCGCCCTCCTGGACTGGCTGGAGGTCAACGGGCACGCGGCGCTCGCCCGCTCCTGTGTGGTGGTCCTCTCCCGGGTGGGCCGGACCACCGACTCCGACCTGCTGGCACGCCACTTCTCCGACCGCTGCCGCCGGGTGCTGCCCATCCCCGAGGACCCGCACCTGGCCGAGGGCGGGCCGGTCGACCTGGCCCGGCTGCGTCCCGCCACCCACCTGGCCTACCTGGAACTGGCTGCCGAGGTCGCCTCCGTCTTCCGCTGA
- a CDS encoding efflux RND transporter permease subunit has product MSKLAKLSLGNRALILLITLSALVFGVISAGSMKRELMPSFDIPMAVVGAQYQGASPQVMETEVTEALEQAVKGVPGVTSYTSTSSTGSAQVIAEFDYGDSTDDVVRSLRQAVDQVEPLLPEDVDPYVMAFGMDDIPVVMLAVGTGDDDAQKLAEPIEELLVPELESIDGVRAVQVTGVRESTVVITPDEDELEDAGYTVTDLANALQASGRLLPGGQITEEDRTLTVTTGGRLESIEDVENIWLAPAGAAAAVPGLPGAAAPEPVRLAEVADVELVLDEASSITRTNGEPSLGVMITKTPDGNTVEVSEEVQARVAELEEQLGKDTNITVVFDQAPFINDSIRAMAEEGLLGLGFAVVVILVFLLSVRSTVVTAVSIPVSLLIALLGMWAFDYTLNLLTLGALTVAVGRVVDDSIVVLENIKRHLGYGEEKYTAVFTGVREVALAITSATLTTIAVFLPIGFVGGQVGELFRPFAVTVSIALAASLLVSLTIIPVLAYWFMRPRVVPPEEVERVRAEEYQRELRSPLQRAYLPVIRWTTRHRWATLLAAFVLLVGTFAMTPFIKTNFIEDQGQNTVSVTQELPVGTSLEAADAEAAKVEEELEKLAWIESYQATFGGGDMLGALFGGGANSITYTITTDPDGDQAAYQEELREILAEIDTEAEARIDATGGFGSALSVEIKADDPETLAEATELVEETVRDIPGAADVQSSIAATQPAFEVRVDGEKAAEKGLTEGQIGQAVTAAFQGTRVGTATVEDVQHDMVLRVDDRPTSVKELENLKIATPTGGEVKLSAVAEVAEVLQAPELSRSDGFRSATVSATPTADDLGRVTSDLYRALAELDLPEGATATIGGVSEDQNEAFAQMGVAMLVAVVIVYLIMVATFKSLRQPLVLLVSIPFAATGALGLLLVTGIPLSLPALIGLLMLIGIVVTNAIVLIDLVNQYREEGMELREAVVEGSRHRLRPVLMTALATIGALTPMALGITGGGAFISQPLAIVVIGGLVSSTLLTLVLVPVLYTMTEAAKERRTARRAAKREAELAAARAEAAERETAREEERQDATN; this is encoded by the coding sequence ATGTCCAAACTAGCCAAGCTCAGCCTTGGCAACCGGGCGCTGATCCTGCTGATCACACTCAGCGCACTCGTCTTCGGTGTGATCTCGGCAGGGTCGATGAAGCGCGAACTCATGCCGTCGTTCGACATTCCCATGGCCGTGGTCGGCGCCCAGTACCAGGGTGCATCACCGCAGGTCATGGAGACCGAGGTCACCGAAGCCCTGGAGCAGGCGGTCAAGGGCGTCCCGGGGGTGACGAGCTACACCTCCACCTCCAGCACCGGGTCCGCCCAGGTCATCGCGGAGTTCGACTACGGGGACTCCACCGACGACGTCGTCCGCTCCCTCCGGCAGGCCGTCGACCAGGTCGAGCCGCTGCTGCCCGAGGACGTCGACCCCTACGTCATGGCGTTCGGCATGGACGACATCCCGGTGGTCATGCTCGCCGTCGGAACCGGCGACGACGACGCCCAGAAGCTCGCCGAGCCCATCGAGGAGCTGCTCGTCCCCGAACTGGAGTCCATCGACGGCGTGCGGGCCGTCCAGGTCACCGGTGTGCGCGAGTCCACCGTCGTGATCACCCCCGACGAGGACGAACTGGAGGACGCCGGCTACACCGTCACCGACCTGGCCAACGCGCTGCAGGCCAGCGGCCGGCTGCTGCCCGGCGGGCAGATCACCGAGGAGGACCGCACCCTCACCGTCACCACCGGCGGCCGCCTGGAGTCGATCGAGGACGTCGAGAACATCTGGCTGGCCCCCGCCGGCGCGGCCGCGGCCGTGCCCGGCCTGCCCGGAGCCGCGGCCCCCGAACCGGTCCGGCTCGCCGAGGTCGCCGACGTCGAACTGGTCCTCGACGAGGCCAGCAGCATCACCCGGACCAACGGCGAGCCCAGCCTCGGCGTCATGATCACCAAGACCCCCGACGGCAACACCGTCGAGGTCTCCGAAGAGGTCCAGGCGCGGGTCGCCGAACTTGAGGAGCAGCTGGGCAAGGACACCAACATCACCGTGGTGTTCGACCAGGCCCCGTTCATCAACGACTCCATCCGCGCCATGGCCGAGGAGGGCCTGCTGGGCCTCGGCTTCGCCGTCGTGGTCATCCTGGTCTTCCTGCTGTCGGTCCGCTCCACCGTCGTCACCGCGGTCTCCATCCCGGTCTCGCTGCTCATCGCGCTCCTGGGCATGTGGGCCTTCGACTACACCCTCAACCTGCTCACCCTGGGCGCGCTGACGGTGGCGGTGGGACGCGTGGTGGACGACTCCATCGTGGTCCTGGAGAACATCAAGCGCCACCTGGGCTACGGCGAGGAGAAGTACACCGCCGTGTTCACCGGCGTGCGCGAGGTGGCGCTGGCGATCACCTCGGCCACGCTGACCACCATCGCCGTGTTCCTGCCGATCGGGTTCGTCGGCGGACAGGTCGGCGAACTGTTCCGGCCCTTCGCGGTGACCGTCAGCATCGCGCTCGCCGCCTCCCTGCTGGTGTCCCTCACGATCATCCCGGTGCTGGCCTACTGGTTCATGCGGCCCAGGGTCGTCCCGCCCGAGGAGGTGGAGCGCGTCAGGGCCGAGGAGTACCAGCGCGAACTGCGCTCCCCGCTGCAGCGCGCCTACCTGCCGGTGATCCGCTGGACCACCAGGCACCGGTGGGCCACCCTGCTGGCCGCCTTCGTGCTCCTCGTCGGCACGTTCGCGATGACCCCGTTCATCAAGACCAACTTCATCGAGGACCAGGGGCAGAACACCGTCAGCGTCACCCAGGAGCTGCCGGTCGGCACCTCGCTGGAGGCCGCCGACGCCGAGGCCGCCAAGGTCGAGGAGGAGTTGGAGAAGCTCGCCTGGATCGAGTCCTACCAGGCGACCTTCGGCGGCGGCGACATGCTGGGCGCCCTGTTCGGCGGCGGCGCCAACTCCATCACCTACACCATCACCACCGACCCCGACGGGGACCAGGCCGCCTACCAGGAGGAGCTGCGCGAGATCCTGGCGGAGATCGACACCGAGGCCGAGGCGCGCATCGACGCCACCGGCGGATTCGGCTCCGCCCTGTCGGTGGAGATCAAGGCCGACGACCCCGAGACCCTCGCCGAGGCGACCGAACTCGTCGAGGAGACGGTCCGCGACATCCCCGGCGCAGCCGACGTGCAGAGCAGCATCGCCGCCACCCAGCCCGCCTTCGAGGTCCGCGTCGACGGCGAGAAGGCCGCCGAGAAGGGGCTCACCGAGGGCCAGATCGGCCAGGCCGTGACCGCGGCCTTCCAGGGCACCAGGGTCGGCACCGCGACCGTCGAGGACGTCCAGCACGACATGGTGCTGCGCGTGGACGACCGCCCCACCAGCGTCAAGGAACTGGAGAACCTCAAGATCGCCACCCCCACCGGCGGCGAGGTCAAGCTGTCCGCGGTCGCCGAGGTGGCGGAGGTCCTCCAGGCCCCCGAGCTGAGCCGCAGCGACGGCTTCCGCTCCGCGACCGTCAGCGCCACGCCCACCGCCGACGACCTCGGCCGGGTCACCAGCGACCTGTACCGGGCACTGGCCGAACTCGACCTGCCCGAGGGCGCCACCGCCACCATCGGCGGGGTCAGCGAGGACCAGAACGAGGCGTTCGCCCAGATGGGGGTGGCCATGCTGGTCGCCGTCGTGATCGTCTACCTGATCATGGTGGCCACCTTCAAGAGCCTGCGCCAGCCGCTGGTGCTGCTCGTCTCCATCCCGTTCGCCGCCACCGGCGCGCTGGGCCTGCTCCTGGTGACCGGCATCCCCCTGAGCCTGCCCGCGCTCATCGGCCTGCTGATGCTGATCGGCATCGTGGTCACCAACGCGATCGTGCTCATCGACCTGGTGAACCAGTACCGCGAGGAGGGCATGGAACTGCGGGAGGCCGTCGTGGAGGGCTCCCGGCACCGCCTGCGGCCGGTCCTCATGACCGCGCTGGCCACCATCGGCGCGCTCACCCCCATGGCCCTGGGCATCACCGGGGGCGGCGCGTTCATCTCCCAGCCGCTGGCGATCGTGGTCATCGGCGGCCTGGTCAGCTCCACCCTGCTCACCCTCGTCCTGGTCCCGGTGCTCTACACCATGACCGAGGCGGCCAAGGAGCGCAGGACCGCGCGCCGCGCCGCCAAGCGGGAGGCCGAACTCGCCGCGGCCCGCGCCGAGGCCGCCGAGCGGGAGACCGCCCGCGAGGAGGAGAGGCAGGACGCCACGAACTGA
- a CDS encoding PhoX family protein, whose translation MTETAPRRSLPIVGPHGGRSRATCRFRCGDACYHEAPNTSDNPYFGDVYTELLSRRGMLRAGAVGVGVSALAVGGAAPALAGPGHGHGNGGHRGNSRLEFTPVQPNTDDQVTVPPGYRQRVVVRWGDPVVPGAPEFDFANQTAEAQEKQFGYNCDYVSFFPIDARRALLWVNHEYTNENLMFAGYTDGSAADPEQIRIAMAAHGGSVVEIERVGNTGEWRLVTRGRRSYNRRITATTPMKLTGPAAGHALLRTEADPSGTRVLGMLNNCGGGTTPWGTVLTAEENFNQYFVGGEGAPEEAKSALRRYGIATSGDTRRGNRRFDRVDERFDLSKHPNEANRFGYIVEIDPFDPHDQPRKRTMLGRFKHEAATVRLTKDKRAAVYMGDDERFDYIYKFVSDKKYRPGSRRHNDGLLDSGTLYVARLTGNSPAEQIDGSGRLPEDGEFDGTGEWIPLCDAKRSYVDGFTVEEVLVHTRLAADRAGATKMDRPEDIEASPATGKVYCALTNNSAREPGQADEANPRAANRYGHVLEITEHRNDSGATTFTWTVVLVCGDPEDPGTYYAGYDKTRVAAISSPDNVTFDKTGNLWISTDGQPGTLGVNDALHVMPVEGRHRGELKTFATVPVGAECCGPFITPDDRTVFIAPQHPGEDGTVDNPTSTWPDGDFPRPSVVAIWHAGGKKVGSA comes from the coding sequence GTGACCGAAACCGCCCCCCGCCGATCACTGCCGATCGTCGGCCCCCACGGCGGGCGCTCCCGGGCGACCTGCCGGTTCCGCTGCGGTGACGCCTGCTACCACGAGGCCCCCAACACCAGCGACAACCCCTACTTCGGGGACGTCTACACCGAACTGCTGTCCCGCCGCGGAATGCTGCGCGCGGGCGCCGTCGGCGTGGGCGTCTCCGCCCTGGCGGTGGGCGGCGCCGCCCCCGCACTCGCCGGACCCGGGCACGGCCACGGCAACGGCGGCCACCGCGGGAACTCCCGACTGGAGTTCACCCCGGTCCAGCCCAACACCGACGACCAGGTCACCGTGCCCCCCGGCTACCGGCAGCGCGTCGTCGTGCGCTGGGGCGACCCGGTCGTCCCCGGCGCCCCCGAGTTCGACTTCGCCAACCAGACCGCCGAGGCGCAGGAGAAGCAGTTCGGATACAACTGCGACTACGTCAGCTTCTTCCCCATCGACGCGCGGCGCGCCCTGCTCTGGGTGAACCACGAGTACACCAACGAGAACCTGATGTTCGCCGGCTACACCGACGGCTCCGCCGCCGACCCGGAGCAGATCCGGATCGCCATGGCCGCGCACGGCGGATCCGTCGTGGAGATCGAACGGGTCGGCAACACCGGGGAGTGGCGCCTGGTCACCCGGGGACGGCGCTCCTACAACCGCCGCATCACCGCGACCACCCCGATGAAGCTCACCGGTCCCGCGGCCGGGCACGCACTGCTGCGCACCGAAGCCGACCCCTCGGGCACCCGGGTGCTGGGCATGCTCAACAACTGCGGCGGCGGCACCACCCCCTGGGGGACCGTGCTGACCGCCGAGGAGAACTTCAACCAGTACTTCGTGGGCGGCGAGGGCGCCCCCGAGGAGGCCAAGTCCGCGCTGCGGCGCTACGGCATCGCCACCTCCGGGGACACCCGCCGGGGCAACCGCCGGTTCGACCGGGTCGACGAGCGCTTCGACCTGTCCAAACACCCCAACGAGGCCAACCGGTTCGGCTACATCGTCGAGATCGACCCGTTCGACCCCCACGACCAGCCCCGCAAACGCACCATGCTCGGCCGGTTCAAACACGAGGCCGCCACCGTCCGGCTCACCAAGGACAAGCGGGCCGCCGTCTACATGGGCGACGACGAGCGCTTCGACTACATCTACAAGTTCGTCAGCGACAAGAAGTACCGTCCCGGTTCCCGCCGCCACAACGACGGCCTGCTCGACTCGGGCACCCTGTACGTCGCCCGGCTCACCGGCAACAGCCCCGCCGAGCAGATCGACGGCTCGGGCAGGCTGCCCGAGGACGGCGAGTTCGACGGGACCGGCGAGTGGATCCCGCTGTGCGACGCCAAGCGCAGCTACGTCGACGGCTTCACCGTCGAGGAGGTGCTCGTCCACACCCGGCTCGCGGCCGACCGGGCCGGCGCCACCAAGATGGACCGCCCCGAGGACATCGAGGCCAGCCCCGCCACCGGCAAGGTGTACTGCGCCCTCACCAACAACTCCGCCCGCGAGCCCGGCCAGGCCGACGAGGCCAACCCGCGCGCCGCCAACCGGTACGGCCACGTCCTGGAGATCACCGAGCACCGCAACGACTCCGGGGCCACCACCTTCACCTGGACCGTGGTGCTGGTCTGCGGCGACCCCGAGGACCCCGGCACCTACTACGCCGGATACGACAAGACCAGGGTCGCCGCGATCTCCTCGCCCGACAACGTGACCTTTGACAAGACCGGCAACCTGTGGATCTCCACCGACGGCCAGCCCGGCACCCTGGGCGTCAACGACGCCCTGCACGTGATGCCGGTCGAGGGGCGCCACCGCGGCGAACTCAAGACCTTCGCCACCGTCCCGGTCGGCGCCGAGTGCTGCGGCCCCTTCATCACCCCCGACGACAGGACCGTCTTCATCGCCCCTCAGCACCCGGGGGAGGACGGCACCGTGGACAACCCCACCAGCACCTGGCCCGACGGGGACTTCCCCCGCCCCTCGGTGGTCGCCATCTGGCACGCCGGGGGCAAGAAGGTGGGCTCGGCCTGA
- a CDS encoding ATP-binding protein, which yields MHERSLPHPDAHGVPARRRFPGLASQIRHARRFVARQLGDCPELSTVTLLTSEIATNAVTHSSSGTPGGKFEVVVHTAAGWVRVEVRDLGSPELPRPQHRDPYDVSEHGRGLDLVEALASKWGVEPRSDGLGRTVWFELVWEAGSPADGSSPDT from the coding sequence ATGCACGAGCGTTCCCTTCCCCACCCCGACGCGCACGGTGTTCCCGCCCGGCGCCGTTTCCCGGGCCTGGCCAGCCAGATCAGGCATGCCCGCCGGTTCGTGGCCCGTCAGCTCGGCGACTGTCCCGAACTGTCCACGGTCACGCTGCTGACCAGTGAGATCGCCACGAACGCGGTGACGCACAGCTCCTCGGGCACCCCCGGCGGCAAGTTCGAGGTGGTGGTGCACACCGCCGCGGGCTGGGTCCGGGTGGAGGTCCGGGACCTGGGCAGTCCGGAACTTCCCCGGCCGCAGCACCGCGACCCCTACGACGTCAGCGAGCACGGGCGCGGGCTGGACCTGGTGGAGGCCCTGGCCTCGAAGTGGGGGGTGGAGCCCCGCTCGGACGGTCTGGGGAGGACGGTCTGGTTCGAACTGGTCTGGGAGGCCGGCTCCCCGGCGGACGGCTCCTCCCCGGACACCTGA
- the mgrA gene encoding L-glyceraldehyde 3-phosphate reductase, with translation MVHRGEVPRIDVPSAGVHLADPERYDGRMPYRRTGRSGLDLPAVSLGLWHNFGDDRPLETQRAILRRAFDLGVTHFDLANNYGPPPGAAELNFGRILREDFRPYRDELVISTKAGWDMWPGPYGNGGSRKYLLASLDQSLARMGLDHVDIFYSHRHDPSTPLEETMSALDTAVRSGKALYAGISSYSPQRTAEAAAILRQMGTPLLIHQPSYSMVNRWIEEEGLLDTLETEGVGCIVFSPLAQGMLTDKYLDGVPADSRAAAGKSLSPDWLTEDNLARIRALNGIAARRGQSLAQMAISWTLRDPRVTSALIGASSVRQLEDSLAAVRSPEFTDTELAEIDEYASDIGIDIWRVSRQA, from the coding sequence ATGGTGCACAGAGGCGAGGTACCCCGGATCGACGTTCCCTCCGCCGGCGTCCACCTCGCGGACCCGGAACGCTACGACGGCCGCATGCCGTACCGCAGGACCGGACGCAGCGGGCTCGACCTGCCCGCGGTCTCGCTCGGCCTGTGGCACAACTTCGGCGACGACCGGCCCCTGGAGACCCAGCGCGCCATCCTGCGCCGCGCCTTCGACCTGGGCGTGACCCACTTCGACCTGGCCAACAACTACGGGCCGCCCCCCGGGGCCGCCGAACTCAACTTCGGCCGCATCCTGCGGGAGGACTTCCGCCCCTACCGCGACGAGCTGGTGATCTCCACCAAGGCCGGATGGGACATGTGGCCCGGCCCCTACGGCAACGGCGGCTCCCGCAAGTACCTGCTGGCCAGCCTGGACCAGTCGCTGGCGCGCATGGGCCTGGACCACGTCGACATCTTCTACAGCCACCGCCACGACCCCTCCACCCCGCTGGAGGAGACCATGTCGGCACTGGACACCGCGGTACGCTCCGGCAAGGCGCTGTACGCGGGCATCTCCTCCTACTCCCCGCAGCGCACCGCCGAGGCCGCGGCGATCCTGCGGCAGATGGGCACCCCGCTGCTCATCCACCAGCCCTCCTACTCCATGGTCAACCGGTGGATCGAGGAGGAGGGCCTGCTCGACACGCTGGAGACCGAGGGCGTCGGCTGCATCGTCTTCTCCCCGCTGGCCCAGGGCATGCTCACCGACAAGTACCTCGACGGCGTTCCCGCGGACTCCCGCGCCGCCGCGGGCAAGTCGCTCTCCCCTGACTGGCTCACCGAGGACAACCTCGCCCGCATCCGCGCCCTCAACGGGATCGCCGCGCGCCGCGGACAGAGCCTCGCCCAGATGGCGATCTCCTGGACCCTGCGCGACCCCAGGGTGACCTCGGCCCTCATCGGCGCCAGCAGCGTCCGGCAACTGGAGGACAGCCTCGCGGCGGTACGCTCCCCGGAGTTCACCGACACCGAACTCGCCGAGATCGACGAGTACGCCTCCGACATCGGCATCGACATCTGGCGGGTGTCCAGACAGGCCTGA